TCCGAAGATTTAAAATGGTATCCACAAGACCCAATAGTACCACAGCCATATACATAAAACCAATGTATAAAATCAGGAGTACAGTAAGCATTATTTTAAAGGGTTTTGATAACTGTAATTGCTTGAAATAATATACAACCACTGCCAGGCCAATAATAAAGAAAGTAAATCCGAAGATGGTTAACAGATTTTGACCAATTATTTTAACAACAGAAAAATCAAATTTATCACCGATCAGAAGAAAGAGTAAACCAAGGATAATCCCCCAGATACTATACCAAGGCAACCGCCACTGGCTAAAGGGTGGTAAATTATTAACCCTGTAATTAAGCCTTTTCAGGACCTTACTTCCCACCATGTAGGTAAGGACCGTAGAAAACACCGCAAATATAAGATAGGCAGCAGGTAATAGCAAAACGGAGGTTTTTATGCTTGTTCTCATCAAAGCCTGCTGATCTGCGGGTACCGGATAACCGATTTCTTGATACGTTGTAAAAACTCTATTGAGTGATTCATTTAAGGCTGATTGAATTAAATCTAGGTTTAGTCCTGTTACAAAAATACCTAACGTAATAACAATGATAGAAGCAATGGCCGATACAATGGATGCTGTTATCAAGGCATGTCCCGCTGAAACATAATTTTTATATAAAAGGCCCAGCACTAGACCCAAAGGGCCAAACTGTATAAACATCACCAGTACTTGTATGGGGTTTGGATAGATGACCATCATCAAAAGACCTGTAACCACCAGTGATAGAAATGCAACCTTTAAATCTCTTCTTCTTACCAATACTGCCAGGGGTATTGGCATTAACATACTGATAACTAAAAAAAACGGGGGTATAAACATCCCCAATAAACCGAGCATGGCCGTAATTCCTGCCATAAATGCACCTTCAACCAAGGCACGGGTATCACGAAAGGAAGCCAAAAAACAATCACCTCTTCTTGTCAACTAAGTATTTCTATCCCTTTAATTATTGACTTAAACATAGCAGATATATAGATAACCTATATCTGCTTTAAGCCCTGCAATAAGTTTTATATTTCTTGTTATAGGGTTATCTTGAAACAACTAATCATTCGCTGGTACATACTATATTTCCTGCCTTTAGAAGGTGTTATTTGTTCCCGTCATTGGTTAAATAAGCGCTTTAAAACTAATAATATCCAAATTCACCTATATGTTCTAACATGTTTTTTGGTTAACCCTTCAGTAGTACTGAACCTAGGCATATAGTAACCACCCTCAAAATGTAAATAAAAAACTGCTAACCACCTGTTAGCAGGGCTTTTCTATAATAAAGATTCTAATTTATTCAATAAAGCTATCAAGTCTTCTACTTCATCCTCACTCATTTTGCCGGAAATTTTCGCTTTAATGCTCTCATCCAAACTGGGATACTGTCCCTTTAATCCTTTGGCTTTATCCGTAAGAAATATCCTTACCACACGCCGATCCTCCTGGTTTCTTTCTCGGCATACCAATCCATCTCTTTCCATTCGGTCTATTAAAGAAGTAATGGTGCTGGCCTTTAAAAACATTTTTTCTCCCAGTTCTGTAATTGTCAGGCCATCATTTCTCCATAGTTTAAGCAACGCAGAGAGGGGAGCCGCATCCAAACCCATTTTATCCGCTAATCCAGAAAATTCAATTTGAATTTTTTTATATGCCATGTAAAGACTTAAGGCTAATTTATTTTCCATAATAGTAATTAGACCCCTTATAAATTTTGAAATTATTATACAGGTATCTTTCAGTATTGTCCATGAAATCCATAAAATACATTAAAACCTTTTAAAATAATATATCAATAATCAAGTTATGTTTTCTAGGCAAGAAAAAGGGAGTGTCACAAAACTACGTTTTAGTAGCTAGCTTATACGACAACTACGGATTCTTCGGGACCCAGAGTCTATATTTTAGAAATTAAAAAGGAACTGTTGCAGTAAGAACTTCTGGTTCATTGTGCAATAGTCCCTTTTTTAATATTCTATGCTTCTGTGCTAAAGGGCAACAGAGCAATATTACGAGATCTTTTAATAGCAGTGGTCAACATGCGCTGGTGATGTGCACAGTTGCCAGAAATACGACGGGGCAAAATTTTGCCACGCTCGGTAACATATTTTCTCAGCTTGGAAGTTTCTTTATAGTCAATAGAAGTTGCTTTATCTACACAGAAGCTGCATACACGCTTTCTACCTCTACGTCCACGCTCACGTTTCACAGTTTTCCCTCCTTATTCGGGCACTGATATGCCAAGTCTAACCCTAGAACGGTATGTCATCTCCGTTAAAGCTAATTTCGCTTCCAAAACCACTGCCGCTACCGCTACCACTGTTAAACTGGCCACCACCCTGGTTGTCCCTGTCTTTGGGCCAATCCAGGAAGCGGATAGAGTCTGCCACAACTTCTGCAGCTTTACGTCTTATACCCTGGCTGTCATCATAGGAGCGGATTTGTAAACGACCATCCACAGCAATTAAGCGACCCTTGCCTAGGTTATTAGCACAGGTTTCAGCCAGCTTTTGCCATACAACAATGTCAATAAAATCCGTTTCCTTTTCTCTTTCTCTATTAAATTGCGGGCGATCAACCGCTATTGTCAGTCTTGCCACAGCAACGCCATTTGTGGTATATCGTAGTTCTGGATCCCGGGTCAGACGCCCAATTAATATGATCTTATTGAGCATTTAAAAACACCGCCTTGGGTTTGTTCTATCCATTTACTATTCGCCTTCGCGAATGATCATGTGACGAACTATATCATCATTAATTTTCATAACCCTGTCAAGTTCAGCAGAAGCCGCAGGTTCTGCTTTGAACTGCATTAATACGTAGATACCTTCTTTGATCTTGTTGATCTCATAGGCCAGACGACGCTTACCCCACTTGTCTAGTTTGGTAACTTCGGCGCCCTTTTCTTCTACAACAGACTTAAATTTTTCCATCAATGCAGTTACTTTTTCCTCTTCAACTTCGGGTTTGATGATGTACATTACTTCGTAGTTGCGCACAATAGTTCACCTCCTCCCTCCGGACTAACGGCTCTACCCCTTGGTAGAGCAGGGTGGGCAACATGCCTTTAAAGGCACTGTAAAATTATATCACCAATATATATAAAGGGCAAGTATTGATTTGTCTTGCTTATTTTTCTTCCTTATAGTCACCTTGGCTACTTATGACTGCCTTAACACTTTTTTCGAATTTTGGTCTGGGCAGCATAAGAACCCGATTACACTTTTGGCATTTGATGCGAAAATCAACCCCGGTCCGCATGACCTCCCAGGTGTCGCAGCCACATGGATGGGTCTTACGGGTTTTTACCACATCTCCCACTTGATATTTATGCATTGTCAGCACCTCCCCCAGTGGTAATAAGTACCCTGCGTGGATAAGGGATTTCAATACCTTCTTGGTCGAACACCTCTTTAATTCTCTTTCTTAGCTGTCGCTCAATTTCCCACTGATACATGGGCTTAGTTTTAGCAGTAATTCGTATAACGACATCGGATTCACCAAATCTGACAACTCCTAGTACATTAGGCCCTTCTATTAAGACCTCTGCCCAGGTTTTTGCAAATTCTTCACTCATCACTTTCAGCACTTCAATGGCCCTGTCGACATTTTCCTCGTAGGATATTCCTATTTCAACCAATGACAACATACCACCACGATTATAGTTGGCCACTTGATCAATAATTCCATTTGGAATAATATGCAGTTGACCACCAACCTCCCTAATTTTGGTTACCCTCATACCAATCTCTTCTACGGTGCCAGTAACACCTGCAACTGTAACATATTCGCCAACTGCATATTGGTCTTCAAATAAAATAAAGAATCCCGTAATGATATCCCGCACTAGGTTTTGTGCTCCAAAGCCCACTGCCAACCCCAGTATACCAGCACCGGCCAGTATGGTCTTGGCTGCATTGGGAATAAATATCTCGATAATGGACATGGCAGCTACAAAGTAAACAATATAGCGGAGGGCGCTTTTTAGCAAACCCGCTAAGGTTTGAGCTCGATTGTCACTAAAAAATTTTCCCGGTTTTGCAATAAATAATTTTTCAATGACCTTACTGCCGAAATAGATGGTAAATCGGGCCAGAATTAGGGTCGCAATAATTCTAAAGGTATTACTAATGGCCCTTTGTATATCATTTATGGTATATAGGCCCAACATCCATTCCTTTAAATCATTTAACTCCATAAAATCTCCTCTCTTAATACTTTCGCCCGATCATTATACATAGGCTAATATATTTAGGCCATAAAGAAATTTTTGTAGGTTCTGTAGCTTTCAAAAATATCCGCTTTACTGGCAATTTCCATGGGGGCATGCATAGACAGCAGCGGTACACCACAATCAACCACTTCAAATCCAAGTTCCGATATCATATGGGCGATGGTGCCACCACCTCCCTGGTCTACTTTACCTAATTCCCCGGTTTGCCAAGTGATATTATTTTGGTTTAACATATTTCTTATAAATGCAATATATTCCGCATTGGCATCGTTGGTTTCATACTTACCCTTGACACCAGTATATTTTGTGATTACCACGCCGCCGCATAAATGGGCAGCGTTTTGTTTTTCCAATACTCCTTCAAAATTGGGATCCACTGCAGCTGTTACATCTGCAGAAAGGGCAATGGATTTCTCAAAGATATTGTACAAGGCTAATGCATTAAATTGGTTATACAATCTAACTCCAATTTCACTAACCGCATTTTGTAAAAATCGGCCCATCATACCGGTATTGCCGGTACTGCCAATCTCCTCCTTATCTATGAACAATGCTACCGCAGTTCGGGTGGGTTGATTTGCATCTAAAATTCCCTGCAGGGAGGTATATACGCAAACTCTGTCATCCTGTCCATAGGCTCCTACCATGCTCCGGTCAAGTCCCACATCATAGGCTGGACCCGCAGGAACTGCTTCTAATTCTGCACTGATAAAATCTTCTTCTGTTATACCATACTTTTGGTGTAACAGTTTTAATATATTTAGCTTCACCGCCGTATCCTTTTCTCCATTCTGAAGGGGAATACCTCCAATTAAAAGATTGAGTTGTTCACCTTCAAATGCCTCCATTAATTTTTTGGCCATCTGATCCTTGGCCAGATGGGGCAAAAGATCCGTAACGGTGAATACAGGATCACCGGGGTTATCACCAATGGTTACA
This genomic interval from Desulforamulus reducens MI-1 contains the following:
- a CDS encoding single-stranded DNA-binding protein codes for the protein MLNKIILIGRLTRDPELRYTTNGVAVARLTIAVDRPQFNREREKETDFIDIVVWQKLAETCANNLGKGRLIAVDGRLQIRSYDDSQGIRRKAAEVVADSIRFLDWPKDRDNQGGGQFNSGSGSGSGFGSEISFNGDDIPF
- the rpsF gene encoding 30S ribosomal protein S6, whose protein sequence is MRNYEVMYIIKPEVEEEKVTALMEKFKSVVEEKGAEVTKLDKWGKRRLAYEINKIKEGIYVLMQFKAEPAASAELDRVMKINDDIVRHMIIREGE
- a CDS encoding MarR family winged helix-turn-helix transcriptional regulator, producing the protein MENKLALSLYMAYKKIQIEFSGLADKMGLDAAPLSALLKLWRNDGLTITELGEKMFLKASTITSLIDRMERDGLVCRERNQEDRRVVRIFLTDKAKGLKGQYPSLDESIKAKISGKMSEDEVEDLIALLNKLESLL
- the rpsR gene encoding 30S ribosomal protein S18 → MKRERGRRGRKRVCSFCVDKATSIDYKETSKLRKYVTERGKILPRRISGNCAHHQRMLTTAIKRSRNIALLPFSTEA
- a CDS encoding DUF951 domain-containing protein, yielding MHKYQVGDVVKTRKTHPCGCDTWEVMRTGVDFRIKCQKCNRVLMLPRPKFEKSVKAVISSQGDYKEEK
- a CDS encoding YybS family protein, with product MASFRDTRALVEGAFMAGITAMLGLLGMFIPPFFLVISMLMPIPLAVLVRRRDLKVAFLSLVVTGLLMMVIYPNPIQVLVMFIQFGPLGLVLGLLYKNYVSAGHALITASIVSAIASIIVITLGIFVTGLNLDLIQSALNESLNRVFTTYQEIGYPVPADQQALMRTSIKTSVLLLPAAYLIFAVFSTVLTYMVGSKVLKRLNYRVNNLPPFSQWRLPWYSIWGIILGLLFLLIGDKFDFSVVKIIGQNLLTIFGFTFFIIGLAVVVYYFKQLQLSKPFKIMLTVLLILYIGFMYMAVVLLGLVDTILNLRRPIQKKDK
- a CDS encoding mechanosensitive ion channel family protein, with translation MELNDLKEWMLGLYTINDIQRAISNTFRIIATLILARFTIYFGSKVIEKLFIAKPGKFFSDNRAQTLAGLLKSALRYIVYFVAAMSIIEIFIPNAAKTILAGAGILGLAVGFGAQNLVRDIITGFFILFEDQYAVGEYVTVAGVTGTVEEIGMRVTKIREVGGQLHIIPNGIIDQVANYNRGGMLSLVEIGISYEENVDRAIEVLKVMSEEFAKTWAEVLIEGPNVLGVVRFGESDVVIRITAKTKPMYQWEIERQLRKRIKEVFDQEGIEIPYPRRVLITTGGGADNA
- a CDS encoding aminopeptidase encodes the protein MNTRPEDLTYKRKNVWQQVNEETTKQIFDFAEGYKYFLTKGKTERTCVREIINTAQSKGFIPVQQCQNLKAGDKIIISSKGKVVALAIIGQKGLDMGISLVGSHIDAPRLDLKPHPLYQDEGLGLFKTHYYGGIKKYQWLAIPLALHGVICKSNGQLVDVTIGDNPGDPVFTVTDLLPHLAKDQMAKKLMEAFEGEQLNLLIGGIPLQNGEKDTAVKLNILKLLHQKYGITEEDFISAELEAVPAGPAYDVGLDRSMVGAYGQDDRVCVYTSLQGILDANQPTRTAVALFIDKEEIGSTGNTGMMGRFLQNAVSEIGVRLYNQFNALALYNIFEKSIALSADVTAAVDPNFEGVLEKQNAAHLCGGVVITKYTGVKGKYETNDANAEYIAFIRNMLNQNNITWQTGELGKVDQGGGGTIAHMISELGFEVVDCGVPLLSMHAPMEIASKADIFESYRTYKNFFMA